GTTGTATATTACTTTAGTTGGGCTTGCTGTTCCCTTTGCGACTTATAAGTGGAAAGGGCGGAGGGTGAGATAGGATTCAAAGTATTTAAGGTACAATAAAATTCCAAATTCTTTCTCCCGCAGATCCCGCAGATGAAGGCGCAGATAAGGGCGCAGATAGTGTTCGTCGAAATTATACCAGGTCGTTTTTCTTGCAATAGCAGTGAATAATTGGAACACAAGATCTGCGATTTTATCTGCGCCTTCATCTGCGGGATCTGCGGGAAAAAACATACAGTATTTTAATTTCGCAAAGATCTTTATGTCCTTTCTTCGTATTCCGCAGAAAAAATTTTCTTCCAAATGGACCAAATGTTGAAACGAACTCAAAGGTTGCTGTAAATTGAATTGGAAGTATTATTGAACTAACATTTTAATAACATCACTTTTGCTTTCATTATAAAGTTTTACAAAATACATCCCTTTTGGATAATTTTCAAGATCAAGATCGTAGGGTAACATTAAATTTTGAATGCTGGCTGATATTTGTCCATTTATATTGAAAATATGCAAAGTAACTTTTTCTTTGGCGCTTCCATAAATTATACTTTTTCCGTTCGAAGGATTCGGAACAAGCGTATATGTTCTTTCGTTTATAGTTTCTTTTATTGATGTTGAACTACATTCATTGCTAAAGATACTTCCCTTTGAACCTGAATACATATAAGTAGAAAAAGGAGGGTATAAAAAATTATTACTTCCAGGAAAATTAATAATTGTAAAGACAGAGCTGACACTAGTATGGTGGATGCCAACTGAATCAGGATGGCTATTACAGATTGTGTTACAGGTAGAATCAATTTTAATTAACATTGTAGATAGATTTAATCCTGTGCCAATAGTACTACTCAATAGAAAAGTGTTGTTGGCACATTCAATCAGATCAGTATAATAATAGTTGGGCCAATTAACGCCAGTAAAAGTTGTACAAAATTGAACCTGCCTTGTTGAATCAAGTTTTAAAACTGAAATTGAATCCGAGATTAAAGTCATTACTAAAGAACCATCAGATAAAATATCGACATCTGATATTTTATTATTCTGAAAGTAATTTCCATTGATAATGGTTCCATTAGTATCAATTTCAAGTAGAACTGAAGGGTCGCTCGATGCTGTTTCTGTTTTTATAAATATTGATGATCCATGAAATCCTATTATTTTATCCAGGTTTTTGCTGGAAAATTCATTTTTCCAAAGTAAAGTTCCGTCAGCGTCGAGTTTAAGTAAATATGGGCCTTGACTGACAGCATACAGATCACCATTTTGATCTTCTTGTATGTCTCCAACAATTGATGACATTAATTCTCTGTTCCAGATGATATTTCCATTCTGATCGAGCTTAATGACTTGGAGGAAATCACGGCCATTGGTTGAACTTATTATTTTATCCGCATACAATATAACGAAAGCTGAATCCCTAGTCTGAATTATAGTTGCAAGATTTGCCGAGTATGAGCATCCATAATTTCGTTGTAATGTAATTGCTCCAGTGGAATCAAGTTTAATAAAAACGACTTCGCTTCCAGCATATGATCCGATTAAAGCACATCCTCCGTCAAATGTTGGGGTCAGTATTTTTGCATTAACTACTGCAGAGCCGGTTTCAATTCCAAGCTGATCAATCTTTACAGAGAATAATGTATCATCATTCTGGTCGAATTTAATTGCAAACATTGAATATGGATAATTTACTCCAGTTTTTCCGTAGATAAAATAACTCCCATTATGACCTTTACTGGAACCAGTTAGAATGGTTTTGGCAGAATCAAAATTAAACGTCTTGATAAATGTTTGTTGTTGTCCACTAGAAAATAGTGCATTAAAAAGCAGGAAAATCAAAAAGATAGTTTTCATTTTTTTTATAGGTCTATATTGTAAAAAGCCATAAATCTCAGGAATTCAATTGAGAAATCCAGATGTAAATTAGCTTAAATTGTTGAAAACTCAAGCCGGAAAACCGATTTTAAAATGGCTATCTTTATCTCCCAATTTTAAATGAAAAATGCCTTCTTTTAGCCATCTCCACGTCCATACACAATTCTCTTTACTGGACGGTGCTGCCGATATTTCTGATCTGTACAAAAAAGCGGTAGCAGATAAAATGCCCGCTATTGCAATCACTGATCATGGAAACATGTTCGGTGCTTTTAAATTTGTTGCAGAAGCTTCGAAGTTTAATAAAGATGGAACTGTCATAAAACCAATCGTTGGTTGTGAATTTTATGTTGTAGAAGAACGGCACAAAAGGCAATTTACCAAAGAAGATAAAGACAAGCGTTTTCATCAGTTATTTCTTGCAAAGAATGCTGAGGGTTATAAGAACCTTGTAAAAATGTGTTCACTCGGATACATTGAAGGTTTGTATGGAAAATATCCGCGGATAGATAAAGAACTGGTACTTAAATATCACAAAGGCTTAATAGCAACAACGTGCTGTCTTGGCGCTTCTGTGCCGCAAACAATTTTGAAAAATGGGGAAGCTGCAGGTGAGAAAGAATTTAAATGGTGGCTTGATCTGTTTGGCGACGATTATTACGTTGAATTACAACGACACGATATTCCTGAACAAAATAAAGTGAACGAAGTGCTTTTGCGCTTCGCAGAAAAATACAATGTGCATGTGATTGCTTCCAATGATTCGCATTACGTAGATCAGGAAGATTACAATGCACACGACATTTTACTTTGTATCAATACCGGTGAAAAGCAAAGCACAGAGAAGCTGAAAGATTTTTCTGATGATGATGGTTTCAGCAAAGGAAAACGATTTGCATTTTACAATGATCAGTTCTATTTCAAGACGACTGATGAAATGGGAAAATTGTTTTCGGACATTCCCCAGGCAATTGATAATACCAATCGCATAGTAGACAAGATCGATCCGCTAAAACTGAAGCAGGATATTCTTCTGCCGCATTTCAAAATACCGGAAGGCTTTACTACACAGGATGAATACTTAAAACATATAACTTATCTCGGAGCAAAAGAGCGATACAAAGACCTCACTCCGGAAATAGAAGAACGGATCAACTTCGAATTGTTTACCATTCAGACAATGGGATTCGCCGGATATTTTATAATCGTTTCTGATTTCATTCAGGCAGGAAGAGATCTAGGTGTGTTGATCGGTCCGGGTCGTGGTTCAGCAGCAGGTTCAGCAGTTGCATATTGCATTGGGATTACAAACATCGATCCGATAAAGTACAATTTACTATTCGAGCGTTTCCTTAATCCGGATCGTAAGAGCATGCCCGATATTGATACTGACTTCGATGATGTCGGTCGTCAGAAGGTGATAGATTACGTTGTAAACAAGTACGGAAAGAATCAGGTTGCGCAGATCATTACCTATGGTACGATGGCTGCGAAGATGAGTATCAAGGATGTTGCACGTGTTATGGATCTGCCATTAGCGGAGGCAAATACACTTGCCAAACTTGTACCTGAAAGACCGGGAATAGAATTGAATCGGGTTATCCTCGCACCAATTGATGGTGAGAAAAGTCTGAAGACAAAAGAAAATTTAAGCAGTGAAGAAATAGAGGATTGTAAGAAACTCAGAACGATCTATGCAGGAACGGATCTATCTGCAAAAGTTTTGAAGGAAGCAGTCATTCTTGAAGGCTCTGTCCGGAATACAGGAATTCATGCGGCAGGAATTATCATTGCTCCAATGGATCTTACTGATATTATCCCTGTGTCTACATCCAAGGAAACACAGTTACTCATCACTCAGTACGATGGAAAAGTGATCGAAGATGCCGGAGTTATCAAGATGGACTTTCTTGGATTGAAAACTCTTACCATTATCCGTGATGCATTGATATTGATCGAAGCAAATCACGGAGTAAAAATTGTAATAGATGAAATTCCTCTCGATGATCAGAAAACATTAGAATTATATCAGCGTGCAGAAACAAACGGAACATTCCAGTTTGAGTCGGCAGGTATGCAAAAATATTTACGTGAATTAAAAGCCGATAAATTTGAGGATCTCATTGCAATGAATGCATTGTATCGTCCGGGTCCGCTTGAATATATTCCGAATTTCATTGCGCGTAAGAATGGAAGAGAAGCTGTAAGCTATGATCTTCCCGAAATGGAAGAGTATCTGAAAGAAAGCTATGGTATTACAGTATATCAGGAGCAGGTAATGTTGCTTTCGCAAAAACTTGCAGGATTTACAAAAGGTGATGCTGATACATTGCGAAAAGCAATGGGTAAAAAACAACTCGACGTCCTGAATAAAATGAAGTCGAAGTTTGTTGAAGGATGTGAAAAAAATGGTCACGATAAGAAAGTTTGCGAAAAGATCTGGGTGGATTGGGAAGCGTTTGCATCTTATGCTTTCAATAAATCCCATTCAACTTGTTACGCTTTCGTTGCTTTTCAGACTGCATATTTAAAAGCACATTATCCGGCTGAGTACATGGCCTCAGTCCTTACTCACAATTTAAGTAACATCGATAAGATCACATTCTTCATGGAAGAATGCAGACGTATGGGTGTTCCTGTACTGGGTCCGGATGTGAATGAAAGTATTTATAATTTCGGCGTAAATAAAAGCGGACAGATTCGTTTCGGATTAGGTGCGATCAAAGGAGTAGGCGAAGCAGCTGTTCAGTCTATCATCGACGAAAGAGATGCAAATGGTCCTTACAAAAATATTTTCGACTTAGTTCGCAGAGTGAATTTGAGAGCGGCAAGCAGAAAAACATTTGAGAACCTTGCTTACGGTGGTGCATTTGATTCATTCACTGAAATGCATCGCGGACATTTCTTTGCAGAAGATAAAGATTACAATACATTCCTCGAAAGAATTCTCCGCTATGGAAATAGTATTCAGGAGGCAAAAAATTCTTCACAGCACTCATTATTTGGAGAAAGCAGTGGAGTAGAAATGCCAGAACCGGTTATCCCTAATACAGAAGTATGGCCAAGTCTTGTCCGGTTGAAATTTGAAAAGGAAGTAATTGGATTTTATATTTCCGGACATCCGCTGGATCTTTACAAAATTGAAATGCGTAAACTTCAGAAGATAAAAGATCTGAAGGATGTAGAAAAGAATAAAGGAAAAGAATTGACCCTAGGCGCCATGATCACCAGTGTGAATCATCGCTTAAGTAAAAACGGAAAGCCCTTTGGTAGTTTTACAATTGAAGATTATGAAGAAGGACATGAACTGGTTCTTTTTGGAGAAGATTATCTGAAGTTCAAAATGTGGCTGAATGTGGGCGAATTCCTCTTTATTAAAGGGAAGCTACAGGACCGGTATATGCAGCCCGGAAATACTGAATTTAAGATCAGTAATATTCAGCTTCTGGCAGACATGCGCGAAAAGATCCTGAAAAATCTGACCGTTAAGGTTCCGATAAACCAGGTCAATAACGAATGGATAAATAGTATTGTGAACATCCTTAAAAACGATACTCAGCATAAAGAAGGCACTTGTACGCTTAAATTCAAGGTTTATGATCCGGCAGACCCAAGTCTGAATATCGACTTGCCGAGTAAAAAATATCGCATTAATCCTCAGAACGAACTGATCGATTCATTGGAAAAATTGGCAGAACTGGAATATTAGCGTCATCATTAGACTATATTGCAGTCCTGTCCGTTAGCAGTAATAGATAGTCTGTCTAAGTGGCAGGGAATCACAAACGGCTTAGAATTTGCAAAGCCTGCTGTACAAAAGTAAATTTAAACAGTATAAAGAAAGTAAATTATGGCAATCGAAATCACAGATTCGAATTTTGAAGAAATGGTCTTAAAGTCTGATAAACCGGTACTGGTAGACTTCTGGGCAGAATGGTGTGGACCATGCAGAATGGTCGGCCCGATCGTAGAAGAATTAGCAAAAGAGTATGATGGAAAGGCAGTTATTGGAAAAGTAAATGTCGACAACAATCCGAATATCTCTATGAACTATGGAATCCGAAACATTCCGACGTTATTGATCTTTAAAAACGGAGAGATCGTAGACAAACAAGTTGGTGCAGTTCCAAAATCAATTTTAGCAAATAAACTGAATGCTCAGTTAGTATAAATAAAATTCAATCTTAAAAGCAAGCCGGGTCATGTGCCCGGCTTCTTTTTTGTAAAAATTAAACACAAGGGCACTAAGTTCACAATAAGAACACGGAATTCTTAGTGGTCTTGTTGTGAACTTAGTGCACTTTGTGTTAAAAAAGAATTACTTCTTCACAATTTAAACTAAGAAAAAAAGTTGTTAGAAATAACCCTGTTTAACTATATTTGAATATGCCCATCACCCAACACGAAATCCAGCAACTCGGTCACCTCGAACTACTCGCACGTCAGGTAGTAGAAGGTTTTATTACCGGTTTACATAAAAGTCCCTTTCATGGATTCTCAGTAGAGTTTGCTGAACATCGCATTTACAATAAAGGCGAATCTACAAAGCATATCGACTGGCGATTATTTGGTCGCACCGATAAATTGTTTGTGAAGAGATATGAAGAGGAAACAAATTTGCGTTGTCAGCTGATCATCGACAATTCATCATCTATGCATTTTCCCGAAGACGGAAAGGTGCAGAGTAAAATAAATTTTTCCGTTCATGCAGCGGCAGCGATTGCTTATATGTTGAGAATGCAGCGTGATGCTGTCGGACTCAGTATTTTTTCTGATAAAATAGAGATCAATACACAGGCACGTTCAAGTTCTGTCCATCACAAAATGCTTTTTTCAGAAATGGAAAAACGTATTGCTGATACAAAGATCCAGACAGGTACTAAAACCATGGGTACTCAAGCCTTACACGAAATTGCAGAAACTATTCACAAGCGTTCTCTGGTAATCATTTTCAGTGACATGATGGATACTAACAACAATAAAGAAGAACTTTTCAGTGCATTGCAACATTTGAAACATAACAAACATGAAGTCGTTCTTTTCCATGTAACAGATAAAAAAACGGAAGAAGATTTTAAATTTGAAAACCGTCCATATCTTTTCGTTGATGTAGAAAGTGGTGAAGAAGTAAAAGTTCACTCCAACGAGATCCGCGACACTTACATCAATTCAATGAAAGAATTCAAACACGATCTCAAACTCCGGTGCGCACAATATCGTATCGACTTCGTCGAAGCAGATATCAACGAAGGCTATAGAAATGTTTTGTTGCCGTATTTGTTGAAGAGGGAGAAGATGGCTTGATTCATTAAGTTCAAAGTTCAAGGTTCAAAGTTTAAAGTTGGCTTCGTAGGCACCTACGAAGCCAACTTTGAACTTTGAACTTTGAACTTTGAACCTTGAACTTTGACCTCAGACCTAATTATTCAAAAACAAAAACTCCCCCGGTATAATCCCCGTAGGTAAACTATTCAGCAATGTACCCGCCGGATCGTATCTGTAAATTCTCCCGGCTTGCTGGTAGTCGATAACATCAGAAACATATAACACACGACTTACTCTATCGAATGCCATTCCGTAGAAACTTTTTCCTGCAGCATCAACAAATGAAGAAGTTGGTAGAGACGAATCTGTAATCTGCATTTTATAAACATTTAAATTCAAAAAATATAGTTCATCGTTTGTTTCATTGATAATCAATCGTGTTGGAAAGTCGCCTGCAGGAAATGCCTGGGAAAATTCTATCATCTTTGTTGCAGGATCTATTCTGTGCAGACTGCCCGGAGCACTTGTCAAATAATCGCCACCGCAGAGAACCCAGAGCTTGTTGTTCATGTCCAGTTGCAGTGAATTTCCACCCGGACCGATTAATATGCTGTCTTCCAGAATATCAGTTGTTGGTTCTATGATGTACAAGTATGAAGTTGAAAGATTGGTAACATAAACTTTTCCATTATAAAGAAAAAGGTCTTCTGTTGAACCATTCAGCTGGATATTTCCTGTGATTAAATTCGATGAAAGATCAACAATTGAAATTCCGTTAGCATAAAGATCGGTAACATATGCTTTGCCGGGAGAAGCTTCTATCATAAAACGCGGAGAATTAAATCCCGTGATAGTAGCAGATTTTTTCATAGTAGTTGCTTCAACAACTTCGATTTTTGAAGAATTATTGACTACTATGTAGATCTTGTTATTTATTTTGGTCATGCTCTGACCTACATCTCCGAGATCTTCATCATTAGCAATTTTATAAACATCCTGAATAGTTTCTGCTTCGGTCCCATTAGTATAGGAGATAGTCGCATTGCCATCGGTAAATGTTCCTTCATTACAAATGTAAATTCCGTTGACTTCGGCAGTGAAACTCGTTGTTGGAGTAGGTTCGTCGATCGTGTCTTTTTTGCAGGAGAATGATGCCAGTGATACAATAGCGAAAAGTGTAATTTTTAATTTCATGATAGTGTTATTTTTTTTGTATGTATGTAATATTTATTCCGAAAGAATAATTTCTTAGTGGTTCCGGCCGGTTCAAAACTGATTGATAATCGGTATCAAAAAGATTGTCGACTCTGATAAACATTGAAAGTATTGTGTTTTGAATTTTCAGCTTTTGATCTAATTGTACTGAAGCTTTGTTATATGCATCTAAGTAATGCAGATTGTCTGTAGATGAAAACCGGATGCCGGTATAGTTTTGGTTGAATGTGAAAACAGAGTTTTTATAACTAACAGATATGACTCCGCCAACTTTATGTAATGGAACGTAGATCAATTGCTTTCCAACAGAAGCGTCAAAGGCCAGTTCAGAAGAAGTTGTTTCTGAAATTGTATATCCATAAAAAACACTGAAACGAAATCCGATTTTCCGGAATTTCTTTTTGAAAAGTAAATTGCTTTCTGTTCCGTACGAATGAACATTTTTTATGTTTGAGGGTGTCCAGAGAATACCATGTGGAGCCCATGCGATCCAATTGTTAACCTCTTTGTCAAATGCAGTCATCTGAATTGAAAATGCATTTGAATCGTTTGAATTTTTTACAACGAGTTGGCGGATATTCAGATCAATAGTTCCTTCATAAGAATATCCGGTTTCAGGAAGTAAATTCAGGTTTCCACCCGGTTGCCAGAAAAGGTCATTGACTTGTGGATTTCGGTAAACTGTGCCATAGTTCCCAAGGATATTAATGTAATTCGTAATTTTATAGTTCACACCTGCAGAGAATACAACCGGTGGGTTTTGAAATTCATTGACTTCTTTTCGGGAAGAAAGTGAAACGCTGAGGTTTTTGTATTTTAAATTATATCCAAGAAATGCTGCCTTGCGAATTACATCTGCTTGCTTTTTAAATTCTGTCGCATTTGCATTTATCATTGTAAAATTCAGGCCTGCTTGAAAGCTATGGATGTTGTTTATAGAAAACGAATATTCCGGTTCAGAAATAAAAGTTTTGCATAGCGAAACCGATGGTTCATTCAATGAAGAGTCGTTGTAGTATAATTCTTCATTAGAGTATGCGTTTCTGAAAACGAATTTTCCGTGCTTTGCAGACTTTGTAAAAATGAGATTATATCTGAAATTTTTGTCAGTCTGAACAGCCTCGGAAATCGATTCAGTTAAGACCGGAGCAATGTTTCTATCGGCAAACTGATACCAGAAATTAAAACTCAGATCAGTTCTTGAATTGAAAATATAACTGTTTTCTGCAATTATTCCTCTTCCTTTCGCTTCGGCATGAACTTGTTTTTTCAGTTGATCGTTATGATGAAATGAAAATTCATTTTTCTCATCGGTAAAGAAAAGTTTTACAGATGAATTGAAATTCTTTATTGAAAATTTACTTTCGGCATAATTTGCAAAGCCTGATGCTGTGCTATACCTGCTTCCGATTTTAATAGAATTATTGTTTACGAAAATATTACTATTACCCAACTGGATCGTTCCGCTGATAGCACCACTTCCCCAAAGTGATGAAGATCCGCCATATTGAATTGAAATATCATCAAACAAAAATGTGGGTAACAGATTAAAATCCATTACGCCATTCATAGGATTGGCGATAGAGAATCCTTTCCATAGCACTGCTGTATGGTATGCACTTCCACCTCTTAATGATACACTTGACAGTGCACCAGGACCATAATTTTTTACAAGAGCCGGGGAATAGTCAGTTAAATAATTACCAAGTGTCTGATCAATATGGATCATCTTAAGCAATGAATCCGGACGTTCTGTTTTTAATCCCGACTGCTGAATGTCTGATCGTACTGCGCTGATAATTACAGCGCGTAATTGAAGAGCTGTTGTATCATCCTGTGCGAATAGCAGCAGAGGAGAGAAATAAAATAAAATTAAAATGACTTTTTTGATAAGCATTGATCCCAATGGGAATGAACAAAAACAATGCAGCAGCGACGCAGATAACAGTTATGGGCTGTATCAAACGACATGAGCTTCTTTTCGCGAAAGCATTGTCTATTACAAAGTGGCAGGTCTCCTGGCTTACTCTTCCGGCAACCTTCCCATATCTGAAATGATACAGTGGTATATAGCCGGTAATGTTTGAGTTTTACAGTTGCGCGTCAGCCCGTGATTTTCACACGGTTCCCTATTAATTCATTTCTTAATTGAAATGAAACCAATCTGTGTTCAAAGAACCGGGACAAATGTACAATTATCTTGGATAAATCCTAGTGTCATTATTTACCTCAAAAAATGGGGAATTATGATAATAATTTATCATTTTTGCTTTTGCGTAATGAATATGGAGTAAATGAAAATCTAACTCTGTATCATTTTATTAATTTATTGTTCCACAAAAAAAACACACTATGTCATTCACATCAGAGTTCCGTGATTTCATTTCTAAAGGAAATGTAGTCGATCTTGCAGTCGGTGTTGTTATCGGAGGTGCCTTCGGTAAGATCATTGATTCATTAGTAAACGATATTTTAATGCCACCATTAGGATTGATAATCGGCGGTGTTGATTTTAAAGATCTGAAAATTGCTATTCAGGCAGCTTCAGTTGATGCTGCGGGCAAAGTTATTCCGGCGGTTACTATCAATTACGGAATGTTTATTCAGGCTGCTATTACTTTTCTCCTTATTGCTCTTGCAGTATTCATGTTCGTTGTTAAGCCAATGAATGCTATGCGTAAACGTGCAGAGAAAAATGCTGCACCCGCTGCTCCTGCAGGACCGCCGCCACCAACGAAAGATCAGGCGTTGTTGACAGAGATACGGGATCTTTTGAAGAAGTAATTGTCGCTTCCTGAAAGGTTGTACTTTTAATTGATTAGGTCAAGGGTCAAAGGTCAAGGGTTAAACTGCGAAAGTAGTTTGACCTTTGACCCTTGACCCTTGACCATTTTACACAATGTCTTACACTTTTACATTCACATGTAAGGTTTCTCTCTGTTTTAAAGCATCCCGACTTCGTAAAGTTGTTCTTTAGCTTCTGCAAACGCACGCAAATGAGAACAACGCTACTTTTCTTAGCATTATTAGTTTCTAAGGTTTCTTTTAGTCAGGACATGCTTGGAGTGTCGAATGGAAATTATGCCGGTAACTCGGGAATGGCCATGAATCCGACAGCAATGTTGCTGATGCCTTATAAATGGGAACTTCAGATACTAAGTTTTAATTTATCAGTCGACAATAATTTTGTCGGTATGCCCAAACGGAAAATTTTAGGCGGAACGGAGTCGATGAATAATGAGCCGTATGGCGGATTGAATTTCTATACTAACAGTCGTGATAAAGCCGCCAATATGCACTTTGCTTTAGGATTGCCGGCAATAATTTTCCGTTTCAAAGACATGGCAATTGGTGCACATATGACGATCAGAAATGATCTGAGTGTTCACAATGTTTCTTCTGATCTGGCAATTCTTGCATACAAGGGAATGGATTACAAATCAATTCAGGGAAGAAATATTGCAGTCGATGGAATGAGAATCGGTGATCTGACATTCATCGAAACTGCAGTTTCATTTGGTAAACAATTAAGTAAAAGTGAATCAAGAAAATGGCTGGCTGCAGGATCGTTAAAGTATATCACAGCCTTTCAGGGTTCATATGCCGGAATTGATGATGCAAATCTGCGCGTAGAAAATGACACAACAATTTATATTACTAAAATTAAAGGTAGCATCGATTATTCATACATAGAAGATCCGGCTGATCTTTTAAAATTCAGATGCACAGGAATTGGTTTTGATCTCGGCACTCAATATGTTTCAAATCCATTCACGCAAAAATATTCCAATGGTCGTCCGATCCCAATGAAGAAATACGATTACAGAGTAGGAGTATCGTTGATGGATCTGGGTTTTGTCCGGTTTGGAAGAAATGCACATGCAATGGATTTTAATACCGATGCTTTGAATTTCGATAATGTACCAAATACACAGATTAATGGAACTGCCGGTGTAGATTCGTTGATCTATGCCACTGCAATGAATGGAACAGCAATCAAGAACAGTTTTGTTATGTCACTTCCTACCGGATTAAGCATTCAATTCGACAGGTGTCTGAAACCACGTTGGTATTTAAATATGACAGCGATTCAAAGAGTGCCAATGCCTATGGCAAGAGTTGATCGTCCTAATATGCTTGGTGCAACAATCCGTTATGAAACACCGTTTTTTGAAGTTGGATTTCCCTACAGCTTTTATGATTATTATCGTCACCGGTTAGGATTGGCAATGCGGTATCACATCTTTTATATCGGGACAGACAGAATGGGCACATTTATCAGTGATCGGTTTGCCGGAGATGATATAACAGGAGTCGATCTTTATTTTGGTTTTAAATTAACGAGTATAGATTTTAAGCGCAAGTCGAAGCCGCATTCGCATGTTGGATGTGCAGCGTACTACTAAGATTTCCGCTAAATGTATAATTGCAAATCGAAGCCAAATTTCGCAATCTGCACTCAATAATATTTAAAATATTTTGGATTTGGGTATATTGCATAGTTCAATATATTCAGATTGTACTAGTATTCATCTTTAAGTTCGCTTAATTCTAACGTCAATGGAAGTTTGTAAAATTTGTCACCTAACAATTCAGTGATATGTGATTTTTTTGGATTTAACACAATCAGATTATTCTTTACTGTAACGTTGTCAACCAGCGAATAAATATCTTCGTATGAATTTAAATTTATACTTCCTTGTTTTTTTGCATTTGTCTTTTTGTCAAAGTACTTAATTAGAATACAGGAAGGTTTTAGGTTTGGTTTTATTTGATAACTTAAGTCCACTTTATATGCTTTCGTATCTTTAGTTTTGAAATAAATCTCAATTTCCTGATTGTATTTTTCTATTAAGGTTTCAACCTCGATTATTTTTTTAGTCTTTATATTATCTGCCTGGAATAAAAAATACAAAACATTAAATGCAGCTTTAATCCATTTATCCTTATTAAATTCGCTTAATGAATTAAAGTCCGATGGTTGGATTCCGTAATGAACGGATTTTAATCGTATATCATATTCTGTTTTTTGTATTTCAATGGCATTGTCTGACAAAGTTGGAGACAAATAAAGGTAAAGGTGATCAAACACTCCTGAAATAAAATTTAATTCATTTAATTTCCGTGCAATCCTT
The sequence above is drawn from the Bacteroidota bacterium genome and encodes:
- a CDS encoding T9SS type A sorting domain-containing protein, with amino-acid sequence MKTIFLIFLLFNALFSSGQQQTFIKTFNFDSAKTILTGSSKGHNGSYFIYGKTGVNYPYSMFAIKFDQNDDTLFSVKIDQLGIETGSAVVNAKILTPTFDGGCALIGSYAGSEVVFIKLDSTGAITLQRNYGCSYSANLATIIQTRDSAFVILYADKIISSTNGRDFLQVIKLDQNGNIIWNRELMSSIVGDIQEDQNGDLYAVSQGPYLLKLDADGTLLWKNEFSSKNLDKIIGFHGSSIFIKTETASSDPSVLLEIDTNGTIINGNYFQNNKISDVDILSDGSLVMTLISDSISVLKLDSTRQVQFCTTFTGVNWPNYYYTDLIECANNTFLLSSTIGTGLNLSTMLIKIDSTCNTICNSHPDSVGIHHTSVSSVFTIINFPGSNNFLYPPFSTYMYSGSKGSIFSNECSSTSIKETINERTYTLVPNPSNGKSIIYGSAKEKVTLHIFNINGQISASIQNLMLPYDLDLENYPKGMYFVKLYNESKSDVIKMLVQ
- the dnaE gene encoding DNA polymerase III subunit alpha; this translates as MPSFSHLHVHTQFSLLDGAADISDLYKKAVADKMPAIAITDHGNMFGAFKFVAEASKFNKDGTVIKPIVGCEFYVVEERHKRQFTKEDKDKRFHQLFLAKNAEGYKNLVKMCSLGYIEGLYGKYPRIDKELVLKYHKGLIATTCCLGASVPQTILKNGEAAGEKEFKWWLDLFGDDYYVELQRHDIPEQNKVNEVLLRFAEKYNVHVIASNDSHYVDQEDYNAHDILLCINTGEKQSTEKLKDFSDDDGFSKGKRFAFYNDQFYFKTTDEMGKLFSDIPQAIDNTNRIVDKIDPLKLKQDILLPHFKIPEGFTTQDEYLKHITYLGAKERYKDLTPEIEERINFELFTIQTMGFAGYFIIVSDFIQAGRDLGVLIGPGRGSAAGSAVAYCIGITNIDPIKYNLLFERFLNPDRKSMPDIDTDFDDVGRQKVIDYVVNKYGKNQVAQIITYGTMAAKMSIKDVARVMDLPLAEANTLAKLVPERPGIELNRVILAPIDGEKSLKTKENLSSEEIEDCKKLRTIYAGTDLSAKVLKEAVILEGSVRNTGIHAAGIIIAPMDLTDIIPVSTSKETQLLITQYDGKVIEDAGVIKMDFLGLKTLTIIRDALILIEANHGVKIVIDEIPLDDQKTLELYQRAETNGTFQFESAGMQKYLRELKADKFEDLIAMNALYRPGPLEYIPNFIARKNGREAVSYDLPEMEEYLKESYGITVYQEQVMLLSQKLAGFTKGDADTLRKAMGKKQLDVLNKMKSKFVEGCEKNGHDKKVCEKIWVDWEAFASYAFNKSHSTCYAFVAFQTAYLKAHYPAEYMASVLTHNLSNIDKITFFMEECRRMGVPVLGPDVNESIYNFGVNKSGQIRFGLGAIKGVGEAAVQSIIDERDANGPYKNIFDLVRRVNLRAASRKTFENLAYGGAFDSFTEMHRGHFFAEDKDYNTFLERILRYGNSIQEAKNSSQHSLFGESSGVEMPEPVIPNTEVWPSLVRLKFEKEVIGFYISGHPLDLYKIEMRKLQKIKDLKDVEKNKGKELTLGAMITSVNHRLSKNGKPFGSFTIEDYEEGHELVLFGEDYLKFKMWLNVGEFLFIKGKLQDRYMQPGNTEFKISNIQLLADMREKILKNLTVKVPINQVNNEWINSIVNILKNDTQHKEGTCTLKFKVYDPADPSLNIDLPSKKYRINPQNELIDSLEKLAELEY
- the trxA gene encoding thioredoxin encodes the protein MAIEITDSNFEEMVLKSDKPVLVDFWAEWCGPCRMVGPIVEELAKEYDGKAVIGKVNVDNNPNISMNYGIRNIPTLLIFKNGEIVDKQVGAVPKSILANKLNAQLV
- a CDS encoding DUF58 domain-containing protein: MPITQHEIQQLGHLELLARQVVEGFITGLHKSPFHGFSVEFAEHRIYNKGESTKHIDWRLFGRTDKLFVKRYEEETNLRCQLIIDNSSSMHFPEDGKVQSKINFSVHAAAAIAYMLRMQRDAVGLSIFSDKIEINTQARSSSVHHKMLFSEMEKRIADTKIQTGTKTMGTQALHEIAETIHKRSLVIIFSDMMDTNNNKEELFSALQHLKHNKHEVVLFHVTDKKTEEDFKFENRPYLFVDVESGEEVKVHSNEIRDTYINSMKEFKHDLKLRCAQYRIDFVEADINEGYRNVLLPYLLKREKMA